Sequence from the Corallococcus soli genome:
GCGGGTGCAGAGCGCGCGCACCTGCGACAGGGGCACGTGCAGGTCCTGCTGTTCGGCGCGCTCCAGGATGCAGTCGCGCAGCAGCCCGTACTCACGGGCCACCAGGGTCACGTCACAGCCCAGGCGCAGCCGCTGGCGGCCGTGGGCCTCGGAGGCCTCGTTGTGGTAGCTGGGACGGAAGTCATCGCCGGAGTCCTTTTCGACGACGTCGTGGAGCTCGTCGATGAAGGCGGGCAGGGCGTCGACGAGCTGCTCCCGCGTCAGCCGGGATGCGCCGGGCAGCAGGGTCATGCGGGCCAGCCAGTCCTCCACGAGGGCGTCGCGGTCGAACTCCAACAGGTCCGCGAGGGACAGGGACACGCCGCCCTCCGTGGGCGTCCGTCCGTCCGCCGAAGGACCCCGCTCCTGTGAACCCGAGGAGGACATGAGTGTCTTAAGAGGTGCGGATGCCCACCGCGCGATGCAGGGGCCGACAACCGGGCCCCTGCCGCCTCGCATGCCGGGCAGCCAGGGGAAGAACCTACAGCCCCAGGTACATGAGCAGCGCGCCCAGGTCCGCGTCGGACAGGGCCTCCGTGCTGTAGGGAGGCATGTTGCCGCCCACGCCGAAGAACTGACCGTGCCGCACCTTCTCGATGACCACCCGCGCGTGCGGGATGCCCGGGAAGAGCCGGTCGTAGTCCTGCGTCACCTCCGGCAGCACCGACGCCAGCTCCGTCAGCCGCCCCTCGCCCGTGTGCGTGGCGCCGTGGCAGTTCTGACAGGCCGCCCGGTACACCGCTTCACCGCGCGCGGTGTCGCCCCGGGGCACGTCGTCGATGTCCTTCACCACCGTGAACGGCAGCGCGGGCGCCTGCGCGTCCGGGCTGATGCTCGCCAGGTATTCGTACAGGGCCCGGGAGCGCGGGTCCTCCGGCTCCAGCTTCGTCACCCCGCGCATGAAGTTCACGTAGCAGAAGTTCACCGCGTCCAGCAGGTGCGTCTCATAGCCGCCCCACCAGCTGGGCCGCGCCGTCACGTTGTGCAGCGTGTAGCCGGAGTCGATGCGCCCCGCGGGCGCCTGCGGCGTCGTCGCGTGACACGTCGCGCACGAGAAGCGGTTGAACGTGCTCTCCGACAGCCGGGCGTCCTGGAACAGCTGCTCCCCGAAGTCCGCCGCGGCCACGGGCTCCTCGCCCCCGTCGCAGCCGGACAACACGCCCACCAGCAGCACCGCCACGCCCCACTTCATGGCGCCCCCCGCAGCAGGCTCACCGAGTCCGGGAAGATGCCCATCCGCACCGTGGACACCACCGTGCCCTCCGCCACGTCCACGACGTGCAGCGTGCCCGGGCCCACGTGGTCGCCCTCGCACACCACCAGCCCGTGGCGCTCATCCGGCGTCAGCATGAACTGGTGCACGTTGAGGCAGCCCGCCTGTGACAGCTCCAGCGTGCGCTGCACCGTGGACGTCGCCGGGTCGATGACCGCCACCGCGTCCTCCTGCTGATAGGGCAGGTACAGCGTGCGCCCGTCCTTCGTGAACGCGCCGAACATGGGCGACCCGCGCAGGTACACCGTGCGCTCCGGGTTCATCGCGCGGGTGCCGGGCTCCAGCACCTGCACCTGACGGCTGGCCAATGAGCTGACCCACACGTCCCCCGTCGTGGGCGACACCGTGAGCGCGTAGGGCTGGTGACGCGGGTTCGTCGCGGTGCCCGCCCCGGGCGCCACCTTCACCCGCGTCACCGGCGTGCCCTCCGTCGCCAGGTCCACCAGCGCGACCTCGTCCGACCAGCAGGCCACGTAGGCCGTGCGCTCATCCAGCGACAGGCGCACCGCGTGCGGCGCCGGGCACACCTTCACGCGCGCCTTCACCTCCATCGTCTCCGCGTCGAGGATGGCCAGCCGCGCCATCATCTCCTCCTCCGTGCCGCCCTTGCGCGCCACGTCCGCGATGCGCAGCAGGTCGAAGTGCGTCTGGTACAGCGTGCGCCCGTCCTCGCTGACGATGACGTCGCCCGGGTTGCGGTCCACGCGCGCGGAGGCCACCAGCCGGTTGTCCTTCGCGCTCAGCTTCAGGCAGTACCCGTCCGCCGTGCCGGTGCCGTGCGCGCCGTGCGGGCCGGAGCCTCCGCCGGGCACGTAGTTGGAGATGCCCACGTAGTAGTAGTCCCCCGTGGGGGACACCGCCGTGTGGTGCGGCCCCTCCAGCTCCACCGGGTTGAGCCCCACCGGCACGCGCGCCAGCTCCCCCCAGTCCGGCTGGCCCAGGCCGGCCAGGTCCAGCAGGCTCACGGAGTCATCCAGGCTGTTGGTGACGAGCAGCCGCCCCTCCGGCCCCGGAGGCGCCACCGTCGTCCCACCCCGCGTCCACGGCGGCTCTTCCGCGTACGTCAGCGCGGGCACCTCCAGCGGGTCCTCCGCCTTCGTCCCCTCGCCGTCGCACGCGCCCAGCGCCAGCGCGCAAAGCCAGGCGGCGCGCCTCACCGTGCACCCGCCACGCCGAAGGACACCGGCTGTGCCAGCGTGTACGGCCCCTCCGTGATGCGGTTCTGCACCAGGTACGCGCTCATCACCTGCACCGACAGCGCCTGTCCCGCCGCGTCGCGCAGCGTCCGCCAGGAGCCGTCATCCAGTTGCCACTGCAACTCCGACGTCAACATCTCCAGCGGGCACTGCCGCCCCGGCACCTGCACCTTCACCCAGTACAGGTCCCCCGTGTACGGCGGCAGGTGCGCCTGCGCCGCGGGCAGCACCAGGCCGCCAAGCCACGCGAGCACCGACCGGCCTGTCTCACGAGGCCGCGCCACCGGAGAGGGCCCGCCGCGCCCCGGGCGCTGCAACGACGCGCGCAGGGGCGAGGTCCACCGCCACAGCGGCGCGGCTTCGCTCGTCACGTACGTCTGGCCGGCTTCGGGCGACAGGAGCGTCACCGCGCGCGAGCTGTCCTGGGGCCTGCTCCGCGCATCCACCAGCGTGCGCCACGCTTCGTCCGTGGCACCGCCCGCGTACAGCGGCTCTCCGCACTCGGGCTTCGGGTCCTCGTCGTCACCGGAGCAGGCCGTCAGGCCGAGCAGCGCGACGGCGGCGGTGCTCCAAAAGAGGGAGGGCGTCTTCATGGTCGGGAGTCCTCGCGCCGCCGGCCGCGGCGCCACAGGGGGAGGAGGAAGAGGAGCGGCAGCAACGCATTCGCGGGCGCGGCGGCGCAGCCCGACTTGGGGGGCGCCTTGGGGCCATCACCGTCGGGGGACGTGCCCGCATCGCCGGGGGGCACCCCGCCCGCGTCGACCGGGGACGTGCCTGCGTCGGACGCGCCGGCGTCGGGGATGCCGTCCGGGTAGAGCGGCGCGCCAATCGTCTCCGCGAGCTGGGGCCAGCGCGAAGGGCACAGCTCCCGCACGGGCGTGCCCGCCGGGCACTGGTGGCTGCCCTGGATGTCCTCCAGGCTGAAGAGGGGCTCCCAGGTGGTGCCCTCGTCATGGCTGCGCGCCAGCGACCAGTCATGGAGCCAAGGCGAGCCGCAGCCGTAGATGACCTCCCCCACGCGCGTGACGCACGCGTTGCCGGTGGGCAGGGTGAGCTTGTCGAAGGCCCCGCCCGCCTGGCTCCGGAAGAAGGAGT
This genomic interval carries:
- a CDS encoding YncE family protein, with product MRRAAWLCALALGACDGEGTKAEDPLEVPALTYAEEPPWTRGGTTVAPPGPEGRLLVTNSLDDSVSLLDLAGLGQPDWGELARVPVGLNPVELEGPHHTAVSPTGDYYYVGISNYVPGGGSGPHGAHGTGTADGYCLKLSAKDNRLVASARVDRNPGDVIVSEDGRTLYQTHFDLLRIADVARKGGTEEEMMARLAILDAETMEVKARVKVCPAPHAVRLSLDERTAYVACWSDEVALVDLATEGTPVTRVKVAPGAGTATNPRHQPYALTVSPTTGDVWVSSLASRQVQVLEPGTRAMNPERTVYLRGSPMFGAFTKDGRTLYLPYQQEDAVAVIDPATSTVQRTLELSQAGCLNVHQFMLTPDERHGLVVCEGDHVGPGTLHVVDVAEGTVVSTVRMGIFPDSVSLLRGAP
- a CDS encoding c-type cytochrome produces the protein MKWGVAVLLVGVLSGCDGGEEPVAAADFGEQLFQDARLSESTFNRFSCATCHATTPQAPAGRIDSGYTLHNVTARPSWWGGYETHLLDAVNFCYVNFMRGVTKLEPEDPRSRALYEYLASISPDAQAPALPFTVVKDIDDVPRGDTARGEAVYRAACQNCHGATHTGEGRLTELASVLPEVTQDYDRLFPGIPHARVVIEKVRHGQFFGVGGNMPPYSTEALSDADLGALLMYLGL